A window of Aliarcobacter trophiarum LMG 25534 contains these coding sequences:
- a CDS encoding DUF6172 family protein codes for MKKVFNIDIQNKTRERQIDSIKNDIRKYIKREKGKKLPDGFNSWFFNCKFGKTQEDAKEIFFADIIKSVDLAQSENYASFYLEIVATAILKEKKSLNDDESLDKSEN; via the coding sequence ATGAAAAAAGTATTTAATATAGATATACAAAATAAAACAAGAGAGAGGCAAATTGATAGTATAAAAAATGATATACGAAAATATATCAAACGAGAGAAAGGTAAAAAGTTACCAGATGGTTTTAACTCTTGGTTTTTTAATTGCAAATTTGGTAAAACTCAAGAAGATGCAAAAGAGATATTTTTTGCTGATATTATAAAAAGTGTTGATTTGGCTCAAAGTGAAAATTATGCTAGTTTTTATTTAGAAATTGTTGCAACTGCCATACTTAAAGAGAAGAAATCTCTAAATGATGATGAAAGTTTAGATAAGTCGGAAAATTAA
- a CDS encoding CNNM domain-containing protein produces the protein MTLLFIYLFLALFFSTLCSILEATVLSSTHTYIESMDKNIYEQKSIDLVKEMKDDIDESISAILTLNTFAHTMGAAGVGAQAAIVFGEQWQSLVAFILTLLVLYITEIYPKTYAALYWKRFLIPTAYIISFLKKITYPFIWLGSKITNYIKKGALIETSFSKDEIIALVNLSEKEGTIQAKESDLIENLFKLKSIKTEDIMTPRSVVFALEKKTSIKEAVANDKTYIHSRIPVYDTTIDNIVGIVFNQTILAERIKKNKNKKLEDIIIPVHKVSETLSVSVLIDSFLRRKSHLFIVQDSYGQTSGVVTLEDALETLLGVEIVDEMDEVTDMQEFAKDESKKRFSKSLLYSI, from the coding sequence ATGACACTTCTTTTTATATATCTATTTTTGGCACTATTTTTTTCAACACTTTGCTCTATTTTAGAAGCTACTGTATTATCTTCAACTCATACATATATAGAGAGTATGGATAAAAACATATATGAGCAAAAAAGTATAGATTTAGTAAAAGAGATGAAAGATGATATTGATGAATCAATATCTGCAATTTTAACACTAAATACTTTTGCTCATACAATGGGAGCAGCAGGAGTTGGTGCACAAGCTGCTATTGTATTTGGTGAACAGTGGCAAAGTTTAGTAGCATTTATTCTTACTCTATTAGTTTTATATATAACAGAGATATATCCAAAAACTTATGCAGCACTCTATTGGAAGAGATTTTTAATCCCAACAGCATATATAATATCTTTTCTGAAAAAAATAACATATCCATTTATTTGGCTTGGCTCAAAAATTACAAACTATATCAAAAAAGGAGCTTTAATTGAAACAAGTTTTTCAAAAGATGAGATTATTGCTCTAGTGAACTTAAGTGAAAAAGAGGGAACTATTCAAGCAAAAGAGAGCGATTTGATTGAAAATTTGTTTAAGCTAAAAAGTATAAAAACAGAGGATATTATGACACCTAGAAGTGTAGTTTTTGCACTTGAAAAAAAGACTAGCATAAAAGAGGCAGTTGCAAATGATAAAACCTATATTCATTCAAGAATTCCAGTTTACGATACAACTATTGATAATATAGTTGGAATTGTATTTAATCAAACTATTTTAGCAGAGAGAATAAAGAAAAATAAAAATAAAAAACTTGAAGATATTATAATTCCAGTACATAAAGTTTCAGAAACTCTATCTGTTTCAGTTTTGATTGACTCCTTTTTAAGAAGGAAATCGCATCTTTTTATTGTACAAGATAGTTATGGACAAACAAGTGGAGTTGTAACTCTTGAAGATGCTTTAGAGACACTTCTAGGAGTTGAAATAGTAGATGAAATGGATGAAGTTACAGATATGCAAGAGTTTGCAAAAGATGAAAGTAAAAAAAGATTTAGTAAATCTTTATTATATAGTATATAA
- a CDS encoding C40 family peptidase, translating to MIFRVVAILFLLVFASFEAKKFISKSKEDLSIENIKKEIELKSGDIIVKRESNEISDFVATFDSSDYSNIGLIIDTKYGFKVVHIELDENSDDLQISDFNDFVNFSTKIAVYRHKDKIDIKKLSDIINDLQKLSTKFDYDFYLSNEKLYSTELINFIYFKLFDENLYTYLSNFYEKDEISINSIIKNPKLEKKFEIDFKF from the coding sequence ATGATATTTAGAGTTGTAGCAATACTTTTTTTACTTGTTTTTGCCTCATTTGAAGCAAAAAAGTTTATTAGTAAAAGTAAAGAAGATTTATCTATTGAAAATATAAAAAAAGAGATAGAGCTTAAAAGTGGAGATATTATTGTAAAAAGAGAAAGCAATGAAATAAGCGATTTTGTAGCAACTTTTGACTCTTCTGATTATTCAAATATCGGTTTAATTATTGATACAAAATATGGTTTTAAAGTAGTACATATAGAGCTTGATGAAAATAGTGATGATTTACAAATATCAGATTTCAATGATTTTGTAAATTTCTCAACTAAAATAGCAGTTTATAGACATAAAGATAAAATAGATATTAAAAAGTTATCAGATATTATAAATGATTTACAAAAATTAAGTACTAAATTTGATTACGATTTCTATTTAAGCAACGAGAAACTCTACTCTACTGAGCTTATAAACTTTATATATTTTAAACTTTTTGATGAGAATTTATATACATATTTATCAAACTTTTATGAAAAAGATGAAATTTCTATAAATAGTATTATAAAAAATCCAAAACTAGAAAAAAAATTTGAAATAGATTTTAAGTTTTAG
- a CDS encoding ATP-binding protein, with translation MNSTFDYEKLKLFYIGKEKIDGQITPLVYQNKDLLTHAAIIGMTGSGKTGLGITLLEEAAIDEIPSIIIDPKGDMTNLLLNFPDLNPTDFEPWLDDSEVSNSGLTKEELAIKVAKNYKEGIQRDFQDLSRIKKLKDSADFTIYTPGSSAGIQVSILSSFKAPTIEILEDMELFSNIINSTVHSILSLIDDKSDETSKESILLASIFTNYFKEQKDLSLEELITLIVTPPFSKIGVFDLETFFAQSDRLKFALKINTIIASPSFSTWLEGESLDISKMLYSQSGKAKVNIFSIAHLNDSQRMFFVTILLNQILAWMRRQEGTTSLKALLYMDEIFGYFPPQANPPSKQPMLTLLKQARSFGIGIILSTQNPVDIDYKGLSNIGTWFIGRLQTKQDIEKVIDGLSSASEDGLNKQDLSLALGSLPKRNFIMKNINEESIKTFETRWALSYLKGPLSKDAIKKLMENKKNKNYVKIEEDKTSINEPFIDVSKGKSKPILVSNIKEKYSYSSQNNAYYMQGYLLFSCSIHYLYTLKNVDLKENINFKIYLDEKATDINFDEREDVLIDSFEDKEKTNSFYYELPSFIQNEKELKLLERNFADYVYRNFKLTLFKNDILKLSSKQHESLNDFKIRIQDRLNEKIDLEIEKLKQKFEKENNILEQKISKLFDRLEKEQQDATSATTNSIISIGTSILGAFFGKSSKTAIISKVATSSKGVSRALKERSDIKSVESEIDTLKSLQDSLEDKLKIEIEKINDEFDISKYTIDEFFIKPKRTDIYDIKIDLLWQEQ, from the coding sequence ATGAATAGTACTTTTGATTACGAAAAATTAAAACTTTTTTATATTGGAAAAGAGAAAATTGATGGCCAAATAACACCATTAGTTTATCAGAATAAAGACTTATTAACTCATGCTGCAATTATTGGAATGACAGGAAGTGGTAAAACAGGACTTGGAATTACACTTTTAGAAGAAGCTGCTATTGATGAAATACCTTCAATTATCATTGATCCCAAAGGTGATATGACAAACCTCCTTTTAAACTTTCCAGATTTAAACCCCACTGATTTTGAACCCTGGCTTGATGACAGCGAAGTTTCAAATAGTGGGTTAACTAAAGAAGAGTTAGCAATCAAAGTTGCAAAAAATTATAAAGAGGGAATACAAAGAGATTTTCAAGATTTAAGTAGAATAAAAAAGTTAAAAGATAGTGCTGATTTTACAATATACACACCAGGAAGCAGTGCAGGAATTCAAGTATCAATCCTATCCTCTTTTAAAGCTCCTACCATAGAAATTTTGGAAGATATGGAGCTATTTTCTAATATTATAAACTCTACTGTTCACTCAATTTTATCTTTAATAGATGATAAAAGTGATGAAACATCAAAAGAGTCAATTCTTTTGGCATCAATTTTTACAAATTATTTCAAAGAACAAAAAGATTTAAGCTTAGAAGAGCTAATAACTCTTATAGTAACTCCACCTTTTTCAAAAATTGGAGTTTTTGATTTGGAGACTTTTTTTGCACAAAGTGATAGATTAAAATTTGCATTAAAAATAAATACAATTATTGCAAGCCCATCTTTTAGTACATGGTTGGAAGGTGAAAGTTTAGATATTTCAAAAATGTTATATAGTCAAAGTGGAAAAGCAAAAGTTAATATCTTCTCAATTGCTCATTTAAATGATTCTCAAAGAATGTTTTTTGTAACAATCTTACTAAATCAAATATTAGCTTGGATGAGAAGACAAGAGGGAACAACATCTTTAAAAGCTCTACTTTATATGGATGAGATTTTTGGATATTTTCCACCTCAAGCAAATCCACCTTCAAAACAACCAATGCTAACTCTCTTAAAACAAGCAAGAAGTTTTGGAATAGGAATTATACTTTCAACTCAAAATCCTGTGGATATTGATTACAAAGGTTTATCAAATATTGGAACTTGGTTTATTGGTCGTCTTCAAACAAAACAAGATATTGAAAAGGTAATAGATGGACTTAGTAGTGCTAGTGAAGATGGATTAAATAAACAAGATTTATCTTTAGCTTTAGGGTCTCTTCCTAAAAGAAATTTTATTATGAAAAATATAAATGAAGAGAGTATCAAAACTTTTGAAACAAGATGGGCATTATCGTATCTAAAAGGACCTTTAAGTAAAGATGCTATAAAAAAACTTATGGAAAATAAGAAAAATAAAAATTATGTAAAAATAGAAGAAGATAAAACATCTATAAATGAACCATTTATTGATGTTTCAAAAGGTAAATCAAAACCAATTCTTGTAAGTAATATAAAAGAAAAATATAGTTATAGCTCTCAAAACAATGCTTACTATATGCAAGGTTATCTACTTTTTTCTTGTAGTATTCACTATTTATATACCTTAAAAAATGTAGATTTAAAAGAAAATATAAATTTTAAAATATATTTAGATGAAAAAGCTACAGATATAAATTTTGATGAAAGAGAAGATGTTTTAATTGATAGCTTTGAGGATAAAGAGAAAACAAACTCTTTTTATTATGAACTACCTAGTTTTATTCAAAATGAAAAAGAGCTAAAACTTTTAGAAAGAAATTTTGCCGATTATGTATATAGAAATTTTAAATTAACTCTATTTAAAAATGATATTTTAAAACTCTCATCAAAACAACATGAAAGTTTAAATGATTTTAAAATAAGAATTCAAGATAGATTAAACGAAAAAATAGATTTAGAAATAGAAAAGCTAAAACAAAAATTTGAGAAAGAGAACAATATCTTGGAGCAAAAAATATCAAAACTTTTTGATAGATTAGAAAAAGAGCAACAAGATGCTACAAGTGCAACAACAAATAGTATCATCTCTATTGGAACATCAATTTTAGGAGCTTTTTTTGGGAAATCTAGTAAAACAGCAATTATTTCAAAGGTTGCAACAAGCTCAAAAGGTGTAAGTAGAGCTTTAAAAGAGAGAAGTGATATAAAAAGTGTTGAAAGTGAAATAGATACTCTTAAATCTTTACAAGATAGCTTAGAAGATAAATTAAAAATAGAGATAGAAAAGATAAATGATGAGTTTGATATTTCAAAATATACAATAGATGAATTTTTTATAAAACCTAAAAGAACAGATATTTACGATATAAAAATAGATCTTCTTTGGCAAGAGCAATAA
- a CDS encoding ferredoxin-thioredoxin reductase catalytic domain-containing protein: protein MIKKIDINSLVFQNELENTKEFTKDVLKKYDLVFNPDDEVNLSVQMGLARNMLIYGKRYCPCFMVVENDEENRLCPCVPALSKEIPENGNCHCGIYCTKEKSKELLSSIDTNEAISTHFRGLTKQECEELLNQEEVSSIELEALLEARDIGAVNFCLVDTREWMEWVNVRIKGVDFLVPTTSFYNSLEQINDKKDIPIILYCHSGSRSAYCQKIMLNMGFSKVINFDYGIISFGGETLRGEPK from the coding sequence ATGATTAAAAAAATTGATATAAACTCTTTAGTTTTCCAAAATGAACTTGAAAATACAAAAGAGTTTACAAAAGATGTATTAAAAAAATATGATTTAGTTTTCAATCCTGATGATGAAGTGAATTTATCTGTGCAAATGGGACTAGCTAGAAATATGCTTATTTATGGAAAAAGATATTGTCCTTGTTTTATGGTAGTAGAAAATGATGAAGAAAATAGATTGTGTCCTTGTGTACCAGCTTTGAGTAAAGAAATACCAGAAAATGGAAATTGTCACTGTGGAATTTATTGTACAAAAGAGAAATCTAAAGAGTTACTTTCAAGTATTGATACAAATGAGGCTATATCTACACATTTTAGAGGTTTGACAAAACAAGAGTGTGAAGAGCTACTAAATCAAGAGGAGGTAAGTTCGATTGAACTTGAGGCACTTTTAGAAGCAAGAGATATAGGTGCTGTAAATTTCTGTTTAGTTGATACAAGAGAGTGGATGGAGTGGGTAAATGTACGAATAAAAGGTGTTGATTTTTTAGTTCCTACAACTAGCTTTTATAACTCTTTAGAGCAGATAAATGATAAAAAAGATATTCCAATAATTTTATATTGTCATAGTGGAAGTAGAAGTGCTTATTGCCAAAAAATAATGCTAAATATGGGATTCTCAAAAGTTATAAATTTTGATTATGGGATTATTAGTTTTGGAGGAGAGACTTTAAGAGGTGAGCCAAAGTAG
- the lpdA gene encoding dihydrolipoyl dehydrogenase, translating into MNEVKTQVLVIGAGPGGYSAAFRCADLGLETIIVERYSTLGGVCLNVGCIPSKALLHVAKVVEEAKHIEKAGIFYENPKIDIKKIAEYKSGVVKKLTGGLDAMAKMRKVKHIQGVAKFLDENSVEVELINGEKTKVIFENCIIAAGSQSTKMPFIPHEDPRIWDSTDALEVKEVPKKLLILGGGIIGLEMGTVYSTLGSQVDVAIRGEQLMTGTDKDIINIYTKANKDRFNIMSKTQTQSIIPKQDGIYVEFKGENAPKDGVLYDAVLVALGRSANGNKLGLENTNVEVDESGLIKVDNQLRTKVPNIFAIGDIIGQPMLAHKAVHEGHVAAEVIAGHKVYFEPKQIPSIAYTFPEIASAGMSEIDAKKAGIDYEVSSFSWNASGRALASDVASTGMTKLIFDKNTKQLIGGAIVGENAGELLGEISLALEMDCDAEDIALTIHAHPTLHESIGMAAEIFEGTITDLPNAKAVKK; encoded by the coding sequence ATGAATGAAGTAAAAACTCAAGTTTTAGTTATTGGTGCAGGTCCTGGTGGATATTCAGCTGCTTTTAGATGTGCTGATTTAGGGCTTGAAACTATAATTGTAGAGAGATATTCAACTTTAGGTGGAGTTTGCTTAAATGTTGGATGTATTCCTTCAAAAGCCCTTTTACATGTTGCAAAAGTTGTAGAAGAAGCAAAGCATATAGAAAAAGCTGGTATATTTTATGAAAACCCAAAAATAGATATAAAAAAAATAGCTGAGTATAAAAGTGGCGTTGTAAAAAAACTAACTGGTGGTTTAGACGCAATGGCTAAAATGAGAAAAGTAAAACATATTCAAGGGGTTGCAAAATTTTTAGATGAAAATAGTGTTGAAGTAGAGCTTATAAATGGCGAAAAAACAAAAGTTATTTTTGAAAATTGTATTATTGCAGCTGGAAGCCAAAGTACAAAAATGCCATTTATTCCTCATGAAGATCCAAGAATTTGGGATTCAACAGATGCTCTTGAAGTAAAGGAAGTTCCTAAAAAACTTTTAATTCTTGGTGGAGGAATTATTGGTCTTGAGATGGGAACTGTTTATTCAACTCTTGGAAGCCAAGTTGATGTTGCTATAAGAGGTGAACAACTTATGACCGGAACAGATAAAGATATTATAAATATCTATACAAAAGCAAATAAAGATAGATTTAATATCATGAGTAAAACTCAAACTCAAAGCATAATTCCAAAACAAGATGGAATTTATGTAGAGTTCAAAGGGGAAAATGCTCCAAAAGATGGTGTTTTATATGATGCTGTTTTAGTTGCTCTTGGAAGAAGTGCAAATGGAAATAAACTTGGACTTGAAAATACAAATGTTGAAGTTGATGAGAGTGGTTTAATCAAAGTTGATAATCAACTACGAACAAAGGTGCCTAATATTTTTGCTATTGGAGATATAATTGGTCAACCTATGCTTGCACACAAAGCAGTACATGAAGGACATGTTGCGGCTGAAGTTATTGCTGGTCATAAAGTATATTTTGAACCAAAACAGATACCATCTATTGCATATACTTTCCCAGAAATTGCGAGTGCAGGAATGAGTGAAATAGATGCAAAAAAAGCTGGAATAGATTATGAAGTAAGCTCATTTTCTTGGAATGCCAGTGGTAGAGCCTTGGCTAGTGATGTTGCATCTACAGGTATGACAAAACTAATCTTTGATAAAAATACAAAGCAGCTAATAGGGGGAGCGATTGTTGGAGAAAATGCTGGAGAACTTCTAGGAGAGATCTCACTTGCTCTTGAGATGGATTGTGATGCCGAAGATATTGCTCTTACAATTCATGCTCATCCAACACTTCACGAATCAATTGGTATGGCAGCAGAGATTTTTGAAGGAACTATTACAGATTTACCAAATGCAAAAGCTGTAAAAAAATAA
- a CDS encoding dihydrolipoyllysine-residue acetyltransferase, whose protein sequence is MANIKDIFIPDLGADKDVDLIDIMVKVGDIVEVEDGLITLETEKASMDVPTPYKGKVVEILVKVGDKVNSGDLIVKVESTEESINEVPSSSNENEKEPIASPKDDESKITSPTQFVKEQTIKSVLEEVRVPDLGADKDVDLIDVMIHVGDIIVKDYSIITLETEKASMDVPAPFGGEVIEIFVEKGQKINGGDLIAKVIKTVVIEDKVPTPLAKIVEDEKIVEKASCPIPTIQEVAARSIEQEESNVLSKKATKVYASPSVRRVSREFGVDLGFVKGSAKKGRITVEDIKAYVKEQLNKPASATGVGFGFNLPEIKEIDFSQFGKVKRVELSRVQKVSGPFLHKNYLASPHVTQFDECDITELEKFRKEQNEIAKDFKLSPLVFIIKAVEKALKIHPKFNSSLSADGQELIMKEYFNIGVAVDTPNGLLVPVIKDVDKKGFKDIAIELSELSKKARDGKLTNADMSGGCFTISSLGGIGGTYFTPIINSPEVAILGVSKSSIKPIYDGSDFKPRLILPLSLSYDHKVIDGADGARFTTTLSQILSDLRLLSM, encoded by the coding sequence ATGGCAAATATAAAAGATATTTTTATTCCTGATTTAGGTGCTGATAAAGATGTTGATTTAATAGACATCATGGTTAAAGTTGGAGATATAGTTGAAGTTGAAGATGGATTAATAACTCTTGAGACTGAAAAAGCTTCTATGGATGTTCCAACTCCCTATAAAGGAAAAGTTGTTGAGATTTTAGTAAAAGTTGGAGATAAGGTAAATAGTGGAGATTTAATTGTAAAGGTTGAATCTACAGAAGAATCTATAAATGAAGTTCCAAGTTCATCAAATGAAAACGAAAAAGAGCCTATAGCTTCTCCAAAAGATGATGAGTCTAAAATCACATCACCAACACAATTTGTAAAAGAACAAACTATAAAATCTGTACTAGAAGAGGTAAGAGTTCCAGATTTAGGGGCGGATAAAGACGTTGATTTAATAGATGTTATGATTCATGTGGGAGATATTATTGTAAAAGATTATAGTATTATTACTCTTGAAACAGAAAAAGCATCTATGGATGTACCAGCTCCATTTGGTGGTGAAGTTATAGAGATTTTTGTAGAAAAAGGTCAAAAAATAAATGGTGGCGATTTAATAGCAAAAGTTATAAAAACGGTTGTTATTGAAGATAAAGTTCCAACTCCTTTAGCAAAAATAGTAGAAGATGAAAAAATAGTAGAAAAAGCATCTTGTCCAATACCAACTATTCAAGAAGTTGCAGCTAGAAGTATAGAGCAAGAAGAGAGCAATGTTTTATCTAAAAAGGCTACAAAAGTATATGCAAGTCCTAGTGTAAGAAGAGTTTCAAGAGAGTTTGGAGTTGACTTAGGCTTTGTAAAAGGTAGTGCAAAAAAAGGACGAATTACAGTTGAAGATATAAAAGCCTATGTAAAAGAGCAACTAAATAAACCAGCAAGTGCAACAGGAGTTGGTTTTGGATTTAATCTTCCTGAAATAAAAGAGATAGATTTCTCACAATTTGGAAAAGTAAAAAGAGTAGAACTGAGTCGTGTACAAAAAGTATCTGGTCCATTTTTACACAAAAACTATCTCGCTTCTCCACATGTTACACAGTTTGATGAGTGTGATATTACAGAGCTTGAGAAGTTTAGAAAAGAGCAAAATGAGATTGCAAAGGATTTCAAACTTTCACCTCTTGTATTTATAATAAAAGCTGTTGAAAAAGCTCTAAAAATTCATCCAAAATTTAACTCAAGTTTAAGTGCTGATGGACAAGAGTTGATTATGAAAGAGTACTTCAATATTGGAGTTGCCGTTGATACTCCAAATGGTTTACTTGTTCCAGTTATTAAAGATGTTGATAAAAAAGGTTTCAAAGATATAGCTATTGAGTTATCAGAACTATCTAAAAAAGCTAGAGATGGAAAATTAACAAATGCAGATATGAGTGGTGGATGCTTTACAATTTCAAGTCTAGGTGGAATTGGTGGAACATACTTTACGCCAATAATAAACTCTCCAGAAGTTGCAATTTTAGGAGTTTCAAAATCATCTATAAAACCTATTTATGATGGTTCTGATTTTAAACCAAGATTGATTTTACCTTTAAGTCTCTCATATGACCATAAAGTAATAGATGGTGCAGATGGAGCTAGATTTACAACAACTCTAAGTCAAATCCTAAGTGATTTACGACTTTTAAGCATGTAA